The following proteins are co-located in the Triticum aestivum cultivar Chinese Spring chromosome 1A, IWGSC CS RefSeq v2.1, whole genome shotgun sequence genome:
- the LOC123044395 gene encoding uncharacterized protein: MFYDLFHLCSPRQGEGMRPMTGRRSRPSRSASRSFPVTGSLKIKTGHIVLVMSGWRYCGLMSLEQSDPSKICAKILGVKGIVVVRSMSPASARHGVHSPKEQGFKAGQQASLDESISLLKQSTAEINAQDVCRSNEEEKRKDLEEEGKTRMLVHSSYLHFSLTPIRQWDC; this comes from the exons AT GTTCTATGATCTGTTCCATCTCTGTTCTCCTCGTCAAG GGGAGGGGATGCGGCCAATGACAGGGAGAAGGAGCAGGCCGTCGAGGAGTGCAAGCAGAAGC TTTCCGGTGACTGGAAGTCTGAAAATCAAGACAGGGCATATTGTTTTGGTTATGAGTGGTTGGAGATATTGTGGCTTGATGTCCCTAGAGCAGTCGGACCCTTCCAAGATAT GTGCTAAAATCCTAGGTGTCAAGGGCATTGTGGTGGTGCGATCCATGTCTCCTGCGAGCGCTCGGCATGGCGTCCATAGCCCCAAAGAGCAGGGCTTCAAG GCTGGACAACAAGCTTCACTTGATGAAAGCATTTCCCTTCTAAAACAGAGTACTGCTGAGATTAATGCACAA GATGTGTGCAGATCGaacgaagaagagaagaggaaggatcTTGAGGAAGAGGGAAAAACAAG GATGCTTGTTCATTCTTCTTACCTGCATTTCTCCCTCACTCCGATCAGGCAATGGGACTGTTGA